One Pseudonocardia abyssalis DNA segment encodes these proteins:
- a CDS encoding alpha/beta hydrolase — MTFEHVLLPGAGTPLLLLHGTGGDEHDLLPLRDHLGWAGDGAGPVLSPRGQVSENGANRFFRRLAEGVLDEDDLRARVDELADFVLGVDAGPWVAAGFSNGANTASALLFRRPEVLSAAVLLAAMVPFRDGPGDVDLSGKRVAVSNGRRDPLVSTAETATLLAQLRGCGAEVEEFPHDGGHGIDASVLPEVKAFLER, encoded by the coding sequence ATGACCTTCGAGCACGTGCTGCTCCCGGGTGCGGGCACCCCGTTGCTCCTCCTGCACGGCACCGGTGGCGACGAGCACGACCTGCTCCCGCTGCGCGACCACCTGGGGTGGGCGGGGGACGGCGCAGGCCCCGTCCTCTCCCCGCGTGGGCAGGTGTCGGAGAACGGGGCGAACCGGTTCTTCCGGCGCCTCGCCGAGGGTGTGCTCGACGAGGACGACCTGCGGGCGCGCGTCGACGAGCTCGCCGACTTCGTGCTCGGCGTCGACGCCGGCCCGTGGGTCGCGGCGGGGTTCTCCAACGGGGCGAACACCGCGTCGGCGCTGCTGTTCCGTCGCCCCGAGGTGCTCTCGGCCGCGGTCCTGCTGGCGGCGATGGTGCCGTTCCGGGACGGTCCGGGAGACGTCGACCTCTCCGGCAAGCGCGTCGCGGTCTCCAACGGCCGCCGCGACCCGCTCGTGAGCACGGCCGAGACGGCCACACTGCTCGCCCAGCTGCGCGGGTGCGGCGCCGAGGTCGAGGAGTTCCCGCACGACGGCGGTCACGGTATCGACGCGTCGGTTCTGCCGGAGGTCAAGGCGTTCCTGGAGCGCTAA
- a CDS encoding ring-cleaving dioxygenase: protein MTDLAPHGLHHVTAIASDPQANVDFYTAVLGLRLVKQTVNFDAPDVYHLYYGDETGSPSSILTFFPWRGVPAGRQGTGLTTATAFSVPPESLGWWQSRVAGLGIEHEGPRTRDGEEVLTFRDPDGLVIDVVAAPGDTRSGWDGVADVPAEHAVRGLHSVTLSERLPEPTVELLTGLLGMTAAGEDGDRARFAMAGGGAGAVLDVAGDRRPEGLQAGGTVHHVAFRVADRATQAAWRTELVEAGQQVTEILDRQYFTSIYFREPGGVLFEIATDEPGFAVDEPLLELGRALKLPPWLEPSREQIAASLPTLRVPS from the coding sequence ATGACGGACCTCGCCCCGCACGGGCTGCACCACGTCACCGCGATCGCCTCCGACCCGCAGGCCAACGTCGACTTCTACACCGCCGTCCTCGGCCTGCGGCTGGTCAAGCAGACGGTGAACTTCGACGCACCCGACGTGTACCACCTCTACTACGGCGACGAGACGGGGTCGCCGTCGTCGATCCTCACGTTCTTCCCCTGGCGGGGCGTCCCCGCCGGGCGGCAGGGCACCGGGCTGACGACGGCGACCGCGTTCAGCGTGCCGCCGGAGTCGCTGGGCTGGTGGCAGAGCCGGGTCGCCGGGCTCGGGATCGAGCACGAGGGCCCGCGCACCCGCGACGGCGAGGAGGTGCTGACCTTCCGCGACCCCGACGGCCTCGTCATCGACGTCGTCGCGGCTCCCGGCGACACCCGCTCCGGCTGGGACGGCGTCGCCGACGTGCCCGCCGAACACGCGGTGCGCGGCCTGCACTCCGTGACGCTGTCCGAGCGCCTGCCCGAGCCCACCGTCGAGCTGCTCACCGGGCTGCTCGGCATGACCGCTGCGGGCGAGGACGGCGACCGCGCCCGGTTCGCGATGGCCGGGGGCGGCGCGGGCGCGGTGCTCGACGTCGCGGGCGACCGCAGGCCGGAGGGGCTGCAGGCCGGAGGCACCGTGCACCACGTCGCGTTCCGGGTGGCGGACCGGGCCACGCAGGCCGCGTGGCGCACCGAGCTGGTCGAGGCGGGGCAGCAGGTCACCGAGATCCTCGACCGGCAGTACTTCACCTCCATCTACTTCCGCGAGCCCGGCGGCGTGCTGTTCGAGATCGCCACCGACGAGCCGGGCTTCGCGGTCGACGAGCCGCTGCTGGAGCTGGGCCGCGCGCTGAAGCTGCCGCCGTGGCTGGAGCCCTCGCGCGAGCAGATCGCCGCGTCCCTGCCGACGCTGCGGGTGCCGTCATGA
- a CDS encoding sugar phosphate isomerase/epimerase family protein, whose amino-acid sequence MRPVTLFTGQWADLPFEEVARLAGEWGYDGLEIACWGDHFDVWAAVEDDSYVQGRRDILDEHGLQVFAISNHLTGQAVCDDPIDARHEAILPPRVWGDGEPEGVRQRAAEAMAMTARAAARLGVDTVVGFTGSSIWKTVAMFPPVPQSMVDAGYRDFADRWNPILDVFDEVGVRFAHEVHPSEIAYDYWTTVAALEAVDHRPAFGLNWDPSHFVWQDLDPVGFLWDFSDRIYHVDCKDAKRQVGNGRNGRMGSHLPWADPRRGWDFVSTGHGDVPWEACFRMLNTIGYSGPISVEWEDAGMDRLVGAPEALEFVRSQAFDPPSAAFDAAFSQK is encoded by the coding sequence ATGAGACCGGTCACGCTGTTCACCGGGCAGTGGGCGGACCTGCCGTTCGAGGAGGTGGCGCGCCTGGCGGGGGAGTGGGGCTACGACGGTCTGGAGATCGCCTGCTGGGGCGACCACTTCGACGTCTGGGCCGCGGTGGAGGACGACTCCTACGTGCAGGGGCGCCGCGACATCCTGGACGAGCACGGCCTCCAGGTCTTCGCGATCTCCAACCACCTCACCGGCCAGGCCGTCTGCGACGACCCGATCGACGCCCGCCACGAGGCGATCCTGCCGCCGCGCGTGTGGGGCGACGGGGAGCCCGAGGGCGTGCGGCAGCGCGCGGCCGAGGCCATGGCGATGACGGCGCGGGCGGCGGCGAGACTCGGCGTCGACACCGTCGTCGGGTTCACGGGGTCGAGCATCTGGAAGACCGTCGCGATGTTCCCGCCGGTGCCGCAGTCGATGGTCGACGCGGGTTACCGCGACTTCGCCGACCGCTGGAACCCGATCCTCGACGTGTTCGACGAGGTCGGCGTCCGGTTCGCCCACGAGGTGCACCCCAGCGAGATCGCCTACGACTACTGGACGACGGTCGCCGCGCTCGAGGCGGTCGACCACCGCCCGGCCTTCGGGCTGAACTGGGACCCCAGCCACTTCGTGTGGCAGGACCTCGACCCGGTCGGTTTCCTGTGGGACTTCTCCGACCGGATCTACCACGTCGACTGCAAGGACGCGAAGCGCCAGGTCGGCAACGGGCGCAACGGCCGGATGGGGTCGCACCTGCCATGGGCCGACCCGCGGCGCGGCTGGGACTTCGTGTCCACCGGCCACGGCGACGTCCCGTGGGAGGCGTGCTTCCGGATGCTCAACACCATCGGCTACTCCGGCCCGATCTCGGTCGAGTGGGAGGACGCGGGGATGGACCGGCTCGTCGGGGCCCCGGAGGCCCTGGAGTTCGTGCGCAGCCAGGCGTTCGACCCGCCGTCGGCGGCGTTCGACGCGGCGTTCTCCCAGAAGTAG
- a CDS encoding Gfo/Idh/MocA family protein, whose amino-acid sequence MTLGVGMVGHAFMGAAHSQAWRTAGRFFDLPLTPDMAVLCGRDVTTARAAADRLGWRDVETDWKQLLTREDVQLVDVCAPGDVHAEIAVAALEAGKHVLCEKPLANTVEEARAMVAAAERAQAAGVRSMVGFNYRRVPAVTLARRLVEQGRIGEVRHVRATYLQDWIVDPDAPLVWRLQVERAGSGALGDIGAHVVDLAQFVTGDRLTGVCGLTETFVRERPLPSGEGRGPVTVDDAALFLGRFSGGALASFEATRFATGRKNQIRLEVNGSAGSLAFDFEQMNELQYFDGGDDAEVAGFRRIIVTEPAHPYAGAWWPPGHGLGYEHTFTHEIVDLVRDVAAGADPVPSFADGLQVQLVLDAVTRSAAAGSQWKEIDA is encoded by the coding sequence TGACGCTGGGGGTGGGGATGGTCGGCCACGCCTTCATGGGGGCCGCCCACTCCCAGGCCTGGCGCACCGCGGGGCGGTTCTTCGACCTCCCGCTGACGCCCGACATGGCGGTCCTGTGCGGCCGCGACGTCACGACAGCACGGGCTGCGGCCGACCGGCTGGGCTGGCGCGACGTCGAGACCGACTGGAAGCAACTCCTCACCCGCGAGGACGTGCAGCTCGTCGACGTCTGCGCCCCCGGTGACGTGCACGCGGAGATCGCGGTCGCGGCGCTGGAGGCCGGCAAGCACGTGCTGTGCGAGAAGCCGCTGGCCAACACCGTGGAGGAGGCCCGCGCGATGGTGGCGGCCGCCGAGCGGGCGCAGGCGGCGGGCGTGCGCAGCATGGTGGGCTTCAACTATCGCCGCGTGCCCGCGGTGACGCTGGCCCGGCGGCTCGTGGAGCAGGGCCGGATCGGGGAGGTCCGGCACGTCCGGGCGACCTACCTGCAGGACTGGATCGTCGACCCGGACGCGCCGCTGGTGTGGCGCCTGCAGGTCGAGCGCGCCGGGTCGGGGGCACTCGGCGACATCGGGGCGCACGTCGTCGATCTCGCGCAGTTCGTCACCGGCGACCGCCTCACCGGCGTCTGCGGACTCACCGAGACCTTCGTGCGCGAGCGGCCGCTGCCGTCGGGGGAGGGCCGGGGGCCGGTCACCGTCGACGACGCCGCGCTGTTCCTGGGCCGGTTCTCCGGAGGGGCGTTGGCGAGCTTCGAGGCCACCCGCTTCGCGACCGGGCGCAAGAACCAGATCCGCCTGGAGGTCAACGGCAGCGCGGGCTCGCTCGCGTTCGACTTCGAGCAGATGAACGAGCTGCAGTACTTCGACGGCGGTGACGACGCCGAGGTCGCCGGGTTCCGGCGGATCATCGTCACCGAGCCCGCCCACCCGTACGCGGGGGCCTGGTGGCCGCCCGGTCACGGGCTGGGCTACGAGCACACGTTCACCCACGAGATCGTCGACCTGGTGCGCGACGTCGCGGCCGGGGCCGACCCGGTGCCGTCGTTCGCCGACGGCCTGCAGGTCCAGCTCGTGCTCGACGCCGTGACGCGCTCCGCCGCGGCCGGGAGCCAGTGGAAGGAGATCGACGCATGA